In Anaerofustis stercorihominis DSM 17244, the following proteins share a genomic window:
- a CDS encoding SGNH/GDSL hydrolase family protein has translation MKVICIGDSLTNGNIGYTYRDYLGKRYETINKGIDGDTTEGVAFRLKRCLKDKRYKDIDTYILFVGINDLLFSFSAFSYFDEEMYENSQTDFKELYESMLIDLKNNDKKVIIIGLPYVEYSDFNQNLIISRNNVIKSLAEKYGFSYIDIYSLQKEEAEKGIPLTLDGVHFAEISAKLLAVAITKQL, from the coding sequence ATGAAAGTAATATGTATCGGCGACAGCCTTACAAACGGAAACATAGGTTATACTTACAGAGATTATTTAGGTAAACGATACGAAACTATAAACAAAGGAATCGACGGAGATACGACGGAGGGCGTGGCGTTCAGACTTAAAAGATGTCTGAAAGATAAAAGATACAAGGATATAGATACATATATTTTATTTGTGGGGATAAATGATTTACTTTTTTCTTTCTCTGCATTTTCTTATTTTGATGAAGAAATGTACGAAAACAGTCAAACTGACTTCAAAGAGCTTTATGAAAGCATGCTTATTGATTTAAAAAATAATGATAAAAAAGTGATTATTATAGGTCTTCCTTACGTTGAATATTCCGACTTTAATCAAAATCTTATAATTTCAAGAAATAATGTAATAAAAAGCTTAGCAGAGAAATACGGCTTTTCATATATAGATATATATTCCCTTCAAAAAGAGGAAGCGGAAAAAGGAATACCCCTTACTTTGGACGGAGTTCATTTTGCCGAAATCTCCGCAAAGCTTTTGGCTGTTGCCATCACCAAACAACTTTAA